The following nucleotide sequence is from Leptodactylus fuscus isolate aLepFus1 chromosome 10, aLepFus1.hap2, whole genome shotgun sequence.
gaatataactactataatactactcctatgtacaagaatataactactataatactacgcctatgtacaagaatataactactataatactactcctatatacaagaatataactactataatactacctcctatgtacaagaatataactactataatactactcctatgtacaagaatataactactataatactacgcctatgtacaagaatataactactataatactactcctatatacaagaatataactactataatactacctcctatgtacaagaatataactactataatactactcctatgtacaagaatataactactataatactactcctatgtacaagaatataactactataatactgctccaatgtacaagaatataactactataatactgctcctatgtacaagaatataactacttattAGTACCATACTAATGTCCTCTAGTGGATAGgaatataatacatgtatatatgtggtATATTGTTGTCCAGTATGGTATACATATCGCTATAGAATATACTAGTTACATAGCGGTTGTAATGCTGTCACGTATATAACGGTATATTTTCTCCACTCATGTCCCGTTCCCTGTTCTCGGACTGTCTTATAGACCAGCTGCAGGAACTGGAGCGAATATTCATGGAGGATCACTATCCGGACAGTGAGAAGAGAAGGGAAATTGCTGAAATTATTGGGGTCACTCCACAGCGGATAATGGTAATTGGGGTAACTAAATATTCTGTAACGGCGGAGGTAGGTGGACATTGGTTgggacctatgtgtctccatgggtACAGACCACGGTCACACCTCATGTAGTCTGATCTTCTACTATGTCACCCTCAGCGACTCTCTTGGTTCTATCTGATTTTGGGAATGTTGGGTGATTGGCATTATGACTGTGGCCCTGACATGTCAGTATTAGGGGCCACATCTGTCTGGTACTCTCTCCCTGTGTTTGGTTTTCCTTCCGCCCCCCAGTAACGTCCTGATGGGTGTGagtaggggatatattatatgacCTTCTGCCTTTGTTCTAGGTTTGGTTTCAGAACCGTCGCGCTAAATGGCGTAAAGTTGAAAAAACCTCCATAAAGGGCGTGAAGAAGACAGCGCCGGGCCCTGTAGGGATGTCTCATCCCGAGAACGCTGCCATTTCTTCTTCCGCTCTTACCCGGCCAGAAGCGCTTTCATTTACAGTCACTTCGGGTCATCACCCTTATGGTCCGCTATCTGGCATCAGGAACGGGTGAGGGAACTAGAAGGTGTCTaacatactctgtgctgctgtggaaaGCTGCTCCATTCAACATCTTACTCTTGGTCTTCCCACCTTCTTCTCTCTACACTTTGCATCGTAACCCTGACCTCAGTAACAGTGTTGCGTCCCACATGATTGCactgctctcctgaaatactctgtgctgctgcagcATGCTGCCCCTCCCACTTGTCTTTATTCCCTGGCTCTGTCCTCTACAGCCCTGACCTCACTCGAGTGGAcaggtctctctcctctctgttatgtctctctcctctcttccaggTTGTCTCTGGTGCCCAGCGCACTTCTCCAGAGGTCTCAGTCCATGGATGTCTCTTCGCAGCAAAGCTCCTTTTGCAGTTCAAACAGCAACAGCTCAGGTAGGTGCACAGTAGTGTAAAGTATAGGGACCTGCTGAGTCCAGGGTGGCTATATGTGGCTCTCTCTGGCCATTGGCATGTTGCTGGTGTGTCTCTGGCCATTGGCATGCTGCTGGTGTGTCTCTGGCCATTGGTATGTTGCTAGTGTGTCTCTGGCCTTTGGTATGTTGCTGGTGTGTCTCTGGCCATTGGTATGTTGCTGGTGTGTCTCTGGCCTTTGGTATGTTGCTGGTGTGTCTCTGGCCATTGGTATGTTGCTGGTGTGTCTCTGGCCATTGGCTTGTTGCTGGTGTGTCTCTGGCCATTGGTATGTTGCTGGTGTGTCTGGCCATTGGCATGTGTCTCTGGCCATTGGTATGTTGCTGGTGTGTCTCTGGCCTTTGGTATGTTGCTGGTGTGTCTCTGGCCATTGGTGTGTCTCTGACCTTTGGCATGTTGCTGGTGGGTGTACGGGTACTATTATGTGCTTGGCTCTGTATTATGGTTTCCTATAGGTTTTTACTTGCTCACCTCTCTTTCTTTAGTGTCCAGTCTGGGGTCTCCGGGTGTCATCTGCCTACCGCCATCCCAGGAGTACCTGCCCACATTCCACAGCCCTCCACCCATAAGGCGTGCGGGGCTACCTATGTCCATGACCTTTAACCCCAGCAATCACATGGTACCTCTGATGTTGGAGACACCAGAAAGCTCCCTCACACCATCACCCAACAGCGACATATTCACCTATAATATTCAGGAGTATGTATCTATActgccattagatttttattactATCTGtgtctagaaaagctgggtgactaatGACCGTTTGTATGGCCACCATTGTAGGTCTCCTATCAGTTCATTGTGTGATGGATTCTTCTGTCCACAGGTCCCCAGTACTTGAGACTATGCCAGGCTCTATGAGATACCCTCCGCAGTACTACCACCAGAGTAACCCACTGGGACCTTTCCAGATGTCCCAGTATTCCCAGTACCAGCGCCTTCCACTGCACAACCTCACGCCCACCTCTCCTGACGACAGCGCTTTTCTTACCGTGCCTGCTAACAACAGTGGCATGTTGGCATATGGGAACCCAGGAAGCTACCTGCAGGGGCGGCCGGCCGGCCACATCGTGCTCCAGCCAAGCACAGGTAATGTCACAAGCTGACATGTCCACTAAGGAGAAAATCAGGGGTCCCAGAACCCCCAGTGTATATGTGTGACCGCCTCTCCATGGTCACACATGCATGTTACTGCTGCATTCATACAGGGGTCTCTGGGACCCCCATTCTTGGTGTTGGGGTCATCTCCAGTGATCAGGCACCTCCCCCTTAGGAAACCCCCCTCAGGCTTTAATTTCCTATAACTGGAAACCCCCAGTATCACGTCCTCGTGTCTCCTTCCCCCACCTGGCAGACAATAGCTGATTGTCCTAAACAATGACGTTCCACCGCCATGATGAGTCCAGACCCGTCCTACAATATGTGTAAACATACCCGGCCCCTCCAGACACAACAAGGAAGTCAGACGGTAGACTAGAGAGCGCCTGATACGAAGAGACGTCTGCAAAGGCAAACGAGAGCGCAGCGTTTAGAGAATACTGTGCGATCTCGATCCTCACCATCTCTGCTGGCTGTACGTGAATGGAAACCTTCACATACATTGTCATACTCCAGTCACAatcaaagctgcattcacattgCTGCTACAACTTGTCCATGGGTTATATCTAGCATTGTAGTAGAACTCCTCTGCAATGAACAGGGCTGTGCTGTGATACCATATACAGCCAGTGGACAGGGGGTGGCGCTATTTTAGAAAATGTATATTGGATGCTACATCTTCCACAGTGCATAGAACCTACTGACCCAGCAGAGGGCGACAGCGAGATGTGAAATCTTATAACCTGCGGGCCTATATTGTTTCCaggatgttcctctgttattcctcttggtaAAAGTATAAATGCATTGACAGATTGTAATACTTTCTGTTCTTATTGCACAGTGCAGGGCTGCAGAGTCACCGACCCATCGGGTAACACCTAGTTATTAATAAATTCcaaaatttccaggaggaataatagagggacGATACAGTGAAGGAATTCTAGTCTTGTGAgattctggattatcagatggcGCATGACTGGAATGTTCTGTGTACTTTATGTATATTATTgtcactgtcctctcctctctcagcaGGCGGGCTCTCCTTCCGCCCCTCTCCATGgaatgatatgtatatacagggggcgCCGTATACCTGCTCCCGTCCCCAGATAAGTGTTCGCAGCGTTCTAGAGCAACCCCAGTACCCCCAGTACAAAGCTTGTGTCCAGCAGCATCCTCAGAAATCCATAGCGACGAGCGAGGAGGccgcagagacagcggaggacacCGAAAGTGAGCTGCACGGTACAGCCATATTAATAGAAAGTGAACGGGGATTGTGCAAGGCTGAACGCACACGGTCGAGTGTTCCCTCCGGTGCGCTTCCAAGGGGGATGGTCTGACGGTCCGTTACGATGAACATAGAGCAGGTCTTATAATGCTCCGTATCATCAGAACGGATCGGAAGCCCCATAGACGTGAGTGCAACACGGAAGGCACACGGATGTGACTGCAGGCGCATTCTGATGCAGACTCAGCCCCACCTTAGACAGCGCACTTGGTCATGTTCATGGCGCCTTGTCCTGAAATCTCAGtgcccccatagaaatgaacagtCAGAGAGACCTCATAGTGACCGCCACTGGAGTGAGCAGTCTAGAGAGACCTCATAGTGACCGCCGCTGGAGTGAGCAGTCAGAGAGACCTCATAGTGACCGCCGCTGGAGTGAGCAGTCAGAGAGATctcatagtgacagccacagtgcccccatatcagGGAGCAGTCAGAGAGACctcatagtgacagccacagtgcccccataggaCGGTGCAATCAGAGAGACCACATAGCGACCGCCACTGGAGTGAGCAATCAGAGAGACCTCATAGTGAccgccacagtgcccccataggaCGGTGCAATCAGAGAGACCTCATAGTGAccgccacagtgcccccatatcagGGAGCAGTCAGAGAGACCTCATAGTGACAGCGACTGGAGTGAGCAATCAGAGAGACCTCATAGTGACCGCCACTGGAGTGACCAGTCAGAGAGTGTCCATAGTACTGGCTGGGGTGCCCCCATAATGATAGCTTGCACCTTCCCAGACTCatccttttggaggagttatacatataatatttactattactactattaccgtGTCTTTCTTCCTTCTAGTTGCCGATAAAGATGCGTCCGCCTCCTTCTGACCTTCCAGTCGGCCACCGGTTCTTGATCTTTGTCGGTCGTGCCCAGCGATGTGATGACATTTTCTGTGTACAGTTTATTTGTTGTTTTTCCTTCAGTTCTCTGTTTATTTGTTGTTTTTCCTGTTTCTGTGACGTCTCTTGGACGCTTCCTCTTGTGTTTGCACCTAATCTCAATAAAAACACGTTTTGTTGAAGTTTTTGACATCAGTCTGCTGCTCGTTCTTTGGTTTTACGTAGGTGTTAGTGGCCAAATACTGAGAATACCATGTAAGATGTCCGCCATGACAACTGCTAGACGGATGGCCCTTGTAAATGGTGAAACGGTATAACAACCTATCCCTGCCCAGTGGATGGGAAGAGGATACTCTTACGATTTTTAGGAGACCTGGTGATCCTGGTCGTTCATGTTGCGGCCACGCTTGACCAAGTGTTAAAGAGCCGGGATCAGACATTGGGACAACCCCCAATATGGCGTGCTTCATAGGCCTATGATGTCataatcccccccaaaaaacggTACTGAGCTCCAGTATTTTAGTAGGATGACCAATTCAACACCTGGCTCCCCCTCCGATCGATTCTTCAAAGAGACTTTGGCGCTCCAGACAATCATCGTGGCCTCTTCATTGCGTACCAGACACCGCGTCATAGATTGTGTCTGGTATGGTAGCTCAGTCCCTTTATTTAttgatggtgatgtcacagacctaTGAAGCCGATGATGACGTCATTCAGGTGGCACCTAAAATCACTTTGCCGTCAACTGAATGGGGATGAAGATTCCATACAATGGCGGTCATTGCTACTCATTGGCCTGTGTATATGGGGCATCGGAGACCCTCCATGTTTTTGTCAGCCTTGGACAGGTATTGAGTACCACAAAGAGCAGATGAGTCCGACATGTCACTATTCGGTTATGTTCACCACATCTTGTGCCAATAGTAgtcgtaggttttttttttacattggaccAGTCACACAGTACATCATGGCGTCCATGGGTGTCTTCCTTCTGAGGTAAACATGGCAATAATGATGTGTAGACCACCGTTTGTGTACATTGTGCCAAGGCGTGACCTGTACCAGAGCACATCATGGCGTCCATCTTCCTTCTGAGGTAAATGTGGTAATGATGTGTATACCGGGTTTTGTTTACATTGTGCCAAGGCGTGACCTGTACCACAGCACATCATGGCGTCCATCTTCCTTCTGAGGTAAATGTGGTAATGATGTGTATACCACGTGAAATGTACCAGAGCACATCATGGCGCCTTCCTTCTGAGGTAAACCTGGTAATACCCCTGCCGTAAACACCACCATCATAAAGCTGTGAGATGTCATGAGTTGGGATaagttttttaatggttttaTGTGGCAATTCTGTGGCCATTCTTGGTTTGGGCATCAACTTTTTTTATTTAAGAAATTTTTGGTGGGAGATCTGTGACAAAACTGGCCCAGAGGGCTGCTGTGTTGGCTATAGGTGTTTAGACTACACAGAGGAGCTGCGCCCCTGTCACGGCTCCAGTCACTGACACCA
It contains:
- the LOC142183251 gene encoding homeobox protein NOBOX-like, with translation MKEQVQRAEDMEKMEGGGGIEEQGAPCVLDSTEEPSLLCTEQEGEESSSEYNSVMGAGHGDELERSDSGEYIIKVPESAPDGGHCQLSLLTVCGPLSDGSSGGYYGTYGTETPQDPRYYTTGGQYQPVNLKVTGSFQTAAPNTRRSARCAASCRPPGYICDTGQGGEQPKNKYPGESMEEMGGPSRKKSRTLYNIDQLQELERIFMEDHYPDSEKRREIAEIIGVTPQRIMVWFQNRRAKWRKVEKTSIKGVKKTAPGPVGMSHPENAAISSSALTRPEALSFTVTSGHHPYGPLSGIRNGLSLVPSALLQRSQSMDVSSQQSSFCSSNMSSLGSPGVICLPPSQEYLPTFHSPPPIRRAGLPMSMTFNPSNHMVPLMLETPESSLTPSPNSDIFTYNIQEYVSRSPVLETMPGSMRYPPQYYHQSNPLGPFQMSQYSQYQRLPLHNLTPTSPDDSAFLTVPANNSGMLAYGNPGSYLQGRPAGHIVLQPSTGGLSFRPSPWNDMYIQGAPYTCSRPQISVRSVLEQPQYPQYKACVQQHPQKSIATSEEAAETAEDTEIADKDASASF